CGCCAGATGTCGCCCGAAGAAGACGAGCGCCGCCAGCACTTCCTCGAATCGCTCACCTCCGAGACCTCGCTCTCCGAACACCTCACCCAGCAAGCGGAGCTCTCCGAAGCCCCCTTCGAAGTGAAGACCGCCATTCGCTTCCTCGTCGGCTCGCTCGATGATCGCGGTTTCCTCAGCTCGTCGCTCTCCGACATCGCCATGATGTCCGGCCTGCCGCTCGATGTCGTGCAACAAGCCTCGAAGCTCCTGCGCTCTTTCGATCCGCCCGGCATCGGTGCCAACGATCTCGGCGACAGCCTCCTCATCCAACTCGCGCACAAGGGCCGCGAAAAATCCGTCGCCGCGCGCATCATCCGCGACCATTTCGAGCTCCTCGTCCGCCGCCGCATCCCCGACCTCGCCCGCAAGATGGGCCTCCCGCCCGAGACGATCCAGGAAGCCATCGAGGAAATCGGCACGCTCGACCCGTCGCCCGGCCGCCGCTTCGCCGACGACTCGAACCGCGTCGTCGTTCCCGACGTCACCGTCGAGAAGGAAGGCACCGAGTGGAAGATTCAGCTCAACGCCGACTACATCCCGCGCCTCCGCCTCTCCAACACCTACAAGGACCTCATCGCGAAAGGCACGCTCAACAAACAGGAGCGCGACTACCTCCGCGAAAAGCTTCGCTCGGGCAAATTCATCATCAACGCCATCGAGCAGCGCCAGCGCACGATCGAGCGCATCACGCGCGAGATCATCCGGCACCAGACCGAATTCTTCGAGGAAGGCGTCTCGAAACTGAAGCCGCTCACGATGACCCAGATCGCGGACATCATCGGCGTGCACGAGACGACCGTCAGCCGCGCCGTCGCGAACAAATACATGAAGACCCCGCATGGCGTCTTCGACATGAAGTTCTTCTTCACCTCGGGCTATCAATCCGACGCCGGCCAAGCGGTCGCGAACACGAGCGTGAAGGAGATGATCGCCGACATCATCGCCGGCGAAGACCCCGGCGCGCCGCTCAGCGATCAGGACATCGTCGGCGTCCTCGTCGGCAAAGGCCTCAAAATCGCCCGCCGCACTGTCGCCAAATACCGCGAAGAACTCGGCCTCCTCCCGAGCAACCTGC
This region of Opitutia bacterium genomic DNA includes:
- the rpoN gene encoding RNA polymerase factor sigma-54; its protein translation is MSGPGFSQSFQQRQTQQLVLAPQMRQSLKILQVAALDLRATIQEELQANPTLEELPSEGISLDRNDANSDRDSDASTDKSTNEAMDFSKDKDLDILGKLNDDWRDHLSDTGGVRQMSPEEDERRQHFLESLTSETSLSEHLTQQAELSEAPFEVKTAIRFLVGSLDDRGFLSSSLSDIAMMSGLPLDVVQQASKLLRSFDPPGIGANDLGDSLLIQLAHKGREKSVAARIIRDHFELLVRRRIPDLARKMGLPPETIQEAIEEIGTLDPSPGRRFADDSNRVVVPDVTVEKEGTEWKIQLNADYIPRLRLSNTYKDLIAKGTLNKQERDYLREKLRSGKFIINAIEQRQRTIERITREIIRHQTEFFEEGVSKLKPLTMTQIADIIGVHETTVSRAVANKYMKTPHGVFDMKFFFTSGYQSDAGQAVANTSVKEMIADIIAGEDPGAPLSDQDIVGVLVGKGLKIARRTVAKYREELGLLPSNLRRRYD